TGAGGTTTCCACCCTATTCACAATCTCAACAACTAATTTCACTTGTTAACTATTTTATAAATTTATAATTTGGGGGTGGGGGAATTTTCGGCTGTCACGGTGGGGGAATTTTCGATTGACATTACCATTCTTCCGAGAGTTGGCTTAATCTAACGATTTTTTCCTTCAGTTTGAATAGCTCGACCAGTACCGTTTCACAGATAAAAAAGGGCTGTTCATGTTTTAGCAATACTTCTGCCATACTTGATCCGGTTCGTAAAAGTGCCGAGAAAAGAATGTTAGTATCTACAACCACAGGGCTGATTTCTGGCAACTACTTCACCTCTACCGCTTTCTGCACACTTTTCCATACCTCCTGGTTCACATCCTTCGTCAGTGCAGCAGCCTGCTCATCACTTAACTTACTTCTTTTTCTTATTGACTCCAGTTCTATATAATCCAAGAGTCTTGAGAGGGTTTCCCTATCAATAAGGTCCCCACTGAGCCGTATGACAATTTCCTTTCCTTCATATCCTATCTTATACAAATTTCTCACCTCACGATAAATTATCAATTTATTGATTTCAA
This genomic interval from bacterium contains the following:
- a CDS encoding PIN domain-containing protein encodes the protein MPEISPVVVDTNILFSALLRTGSSMAEVLLKHEQPFFICETVLVELFKLKEKIVRLSQLSEEW